One segment of Theobroma cacao cultivar B97-61/B2 chromosome 9, Criollo_cocoa_genome_V2, whole genome shotgun sequence DNA contains the following:
- the LOC18588902 gene encoding protein PLASTID TRANSCRIPTIONALLY ACTIVE 14 isoform X1, whose product MAASSVPLHHVGGCFSYPRREREYHHGRGWSPTPRASYPLRPINASVETPFPLFQPPPLQQSPSQLEPADPDFYKIGYVRSMRAYGIEFKDGPDGFGVYASKDVEPLRRARVIMEIPLELMLTIRQKQPWMFFPDIVPIGHPIFDIINSTNPETDWDLRLACLLLYAFDRDDNFWQLYGDFLPSADECTSLLLATEDDLSELQDPGLASTMRKQQQRALEFWEKNWHSGVPLKIKRLARDAERFIWAVSIAQSRCINMQVRIGALVQDANMLIPYADMLNHSFQPNCFLHWRFKDRMVEVMINAGQRIKKGDEMTINYLSGQQNHMLMQRYGFSSAVNPWDLIPFSGNAHIHLDSFLSVFNISGLPEEYYHNSQLADNGDNFVDGAVIATARTLPTWSDGDVPPIPSIERKAVKELQEECQQMLAQFPTTSEQDQKFLDSLPEARTLETVIKYRLHRKLFIEKVIQALDIYQERILF is encoded by the exons ATGGCTGCCTCATCCGTTCCCCTTCATCACGTCGGTGGTTGCTTCAGCTATCCCCGCCGGGAAAGGGAATATCATCATGGACGTGGGTGGTCACCAACGCCAAGAGCCAGTTATCCTTTGAGACCCATTAATGCTTCAGTGGAAACTCCTTTTCCACTCTTTCAGCCTCCCCCACTTCAGCAATCTCCCTCTCAG CTGGAGCCTGCCGACCCTGATTTCTACAAGATTGGTTATGTTCGAAGTATGAGAGCTTATGGAATAGAGTTTAAGGATGGACCTGACGGTTTTGGAGTCTATGCCTCCAAAGATGTTGAACCTCTGCGTCGTGCCAGA GTTATCATGGAAATACCTTTAGAATTGATGTTGACAATAAGGCAGAAGCAGCCATGGATGTTTTTCCCCGATATAGTGCCAATAGGTCATCCCATATTTGATATAATAAACTCAACCAATCCTGAG ACCGATTGGGATCTGAGATTGGCATGCCTTCTTTTGTATGCATTTGATAGGGATGATAACTTTTGGCAACTATATGGTGACTTCTTACCTAGTGCAGATGAGTGCACTAGCTTGCTTCTTGCTACAGAG GATGACCTCTCAGAACTGCAGGATCCTGGCCTTGCTTCAACTATGAGAAAACAACAACAAAGAGCATTAGAATTTTGGGAAAAGAACTGG CATTCTGGAGTTCCCCTGAAAATAAAGCGCCTTGCTCGTGATGCTGAGAGATTCATTTGGGCTGTTAGCATTGCACAGTCACGGTGCATTAACATGCAAGTTAGGATTGGTGCACTAGTTCAAGATGCAAATATGCTAATTCCTTATGCTG ATATGctaaatcattcatttcaGCCAAATTGTTTTCTCCACTGGCGTTTTAAGGATCGCATGGTTGAGGTGATGATAAATGCCGGACAGAGGATCAAAAAAGGAGATGAG ATGACGATCAATTATCTGAGTGGACAGCAGAATCATATGCTCATGCAACGATATGGCTTCTCTTCAGCTGTG AACCCGTGGGATTTAATACCATTCTCTGGAAATGCACATATTCACTTGGATTCTTTCTTGTCAGTCTTCAATATATCTGGTCTTCCTGAAGAGTATTATCATAACA GTCAGTTAGCAGATAATGGAGATAACTTTGTCGACGGGGCAGTCATAGCCACTGCACGAACATTGCCCACATGGTCAGATGGTGATGTTCCTCCAATCCCTAGCATAGAAAGGAAAGCTGTGAAGGAGTTACAGGAGGAATGTCAGCAGATGCTTGCACAGTTTCCTACAACTTCTGAGCAAGACCAGAAGTTTCTAG ATTCTCTGCCTGAAGCAAGGACGCTTGAAACTGTGATTAA GTACAGATTGCACCGGAAATTGTTCATAGAGAAGGTCATCCAGGCATTGGACATCTATCAAGAGCGAATATTGTTTTAA
- the LOC18588902 gene encoding protein PLASTID TRANSCRIPTIONALLY ACTIVE 14 isoform X2: MAASSVPLHHVGGCFSYPRREREYHHGRGWSPTPRASYPLRPINASVETPFPLFQPPPLQQSPSQLEPADPDFYKIGYVRSMRAYGIEFKDGPDGFGVYASKDVEPLRRARVIMEIPLELMLTIRQKQPWMFFPDIVPIGHPIFDIINSTNPEDDLSELQDPGLASTMRKQQQRALEFWEKNWHSGVPLKIKRLARDAERFIWAVSIAQSRCINMQVRIGALVQDANMLIPYADMLNHSFQPNCFLHWRFKDRMVEVMINAGQRIKKGDEMTINYLSGQQNHMLMQRYGFSSAVNPWDLIPFSGNAHIHLDSFLSVFNISGLPEEYYHNSQLADNGDNFVDGAVIATARTLPTWSDGDVPPIPSIERKAVKELQEECQQMLAQFPTTSEQDQKFLDSLPEARTLETVIKYRLHRKLFIEKVIQALDIYQERILF; this comes from the exons ATGGCTGCCTCATCCGTTCCCCTTCATCACGTCGGTGGTTGCTTCAGCTATCCCCGCCGGGAAAGGGAATATCATCATGGACGTGGGTGGTCACCAACGCCAAGAGCCAGTTATCCTTTGAGACCCATTAATGCTTCAGTGGAAACTCCTTTTCCACTCTTTCAGCCTCCCCCACTTCAGCAATCTCCCTCTCAG CTGGAGCCTGCCGACCCTGATTTCTACAAGATTGGTTATGTTCGAAGTATGAGAGCTTATGGAATAGAGTTTAAGGATGGACCTGACGGTTTTGGAGTCTATGCCTCCAAAGATGTTGAACCTCTGCGTCGTGCCAGA GTTATCATGGAAATACCTTTAGAATTGATGTTGACAATAAGGCAGAAGCAGCCATGGATGTTTTTCCCCGATATAGTGCCAATAGGTCATCCCATATTTGATATAATAAACTCAACCAATCCTGAG GATGACCTCTCAGAACTGCAGGATCCTGGCCTTGCTTCAACTATGAGAAAACAACAACAAAGAGCATTAGAATTTTGGGAAAAGAACTGG CATTCTGGAGTTCCCCTGAAAATAAAGCGCCTTGCTCGTGATGCTGAGAGATTCATTTGGGCTGTTAGCATTGCACAGTCACGGTGCATTAACATGCAAGTTAGGATTGGTGCACTAGTTCAAGATGCAAATATGCTAATTCCTTATGCTG ATATGctaaatcattcatttcaGCCAAATTGTTTTCTCCACTGGCGTTTTAAGGATCGCATGGTTGAGGTGATGATAAATGCCGGACAGAGGATCAAAAAAGGAGATGAG ATGACGATCAATTATCTGAGTGGACAGCAGAATCATATGCTCATGCAACGATATGGCTTCTCTTCAGCTGTG AACCCGTGGGATTTAATACCATTCTCTGGAAATGCACATATTCACTTGGATTCTTTCTTGTCAGTCTTCAATATATCTGGTCTTCCTGAAGAGTATTATCATAACA GTCAGTTAGCAGATAATGGAGATAACTTTGTCGACGGGGCAGTCATAGCCACTGCACGAACATTGCCCACATGGTCAGATGGTGATGTTCCTCCAATCCCTAGCATAGAAAGGAAAGCTGTGAAGGAGTTACAGGAGGAATGTCAGCAGATGCTTGCACAGTTTCCTACAACTTCTGAGCAAGACCAGAAGTTTCTAG ATTCTCTGCCTGAAGCAAGGACGCTTGAAACTGTGATTAA GTACAGATTGCACCGGAAATTGTTCATAGAGAAGGTCATCCAGGCATTGGACATCTATCAAGAGCGAATATTGTTTTAA
- the LOC18588903 gene encoding mitochondrial amidoxime reducing component 2: MEKISSSSTEGGGGGGGAAKISSIFIYPIKSCRGISVPQAPLTPTGFRWDRQWLVVNQKGRAYTQRVEPKLALVEVDLPKEAFLEGWEPTKTSYMVIKAPGMDLLKVSLSKPPEIADGVSVWEWSGSALDEGDEASKWFTNYLGKSSRLVRFNAASERRPVDPVYARGHNIMFSDQYPFMLLSQESLDALNKLLKEPVPINRFRPNILVDGCEPFSEDLWTEIKISKFSFQGVKLCSRCKVPTINQDTAIAGPEPTETLKKVRSDKVLRPNQKQQGKIYFGQNLVCKESFTEGKGPMVKVGDPIFVLQKVSSAAEAAA, from the exons aTGGAGAAGATTTCTTCATCATCAACCgaaggtggtggtggtggtggtggtgctGCTAAGATATCATCAATCTTTATCTATCCGATAAAATCATGCCGTGGAATTTCTGTTCCTCAGGCACCCCTCACTCCGACTG GATTTCGATGGGATCGGCAATGGCTTGTTGTGAATCAGAAAGGGAGGGCATATACTCAAAGGGTTGAACCAAAGCTTGCTCTAGTCGAGGTAGACCTGCCAAAGGAGGCCTTTTTAGAGGGTTGGGAACCTACTAAGACCTCATATATGG TAATAAAAGCTCCTGGAATGGATTTGCTCAAGGTTTCACTCAGTAAACCACCAGAAATAGCAGATGGTGTTTCAGTATGGGAGTGGTCTGGCTCTGCATTGGATGAGGGTGATGAGGCTTCAAAATGGTTTACCAATTATCTTGGGAAATCCAGCAGGCTAGTTCGTTTTAATGCAG CATCTGAAAGGAGGCCTGTGGATCCTGTGTATGCTCGTGGGCATAACATAATGTTTTCTGACCAGTACCCATTCATGCTATTATCTCAG GAATCACTGGATGCGCTGAACAAGCTTCTGAAGGAGCCTGTACCAATTAATCGTTTTAGGCCCAA CATCCTTGTTGATGGTTGTGAACCATTTTCTGAAGACTTATGGACAGAGATTAAAATAAGCAAATTCTCATTTCAAGGTGTGAAGCTTTGCTCCCGCTGTAAG GTACCTACAATCAATCAAGACACTGCAATTGCTGGCCCCGAGCCAACTGAAACTCTTAAGAAAGTCAGGTCGGATAAGGTTTTGCGACCGAACCAAAAACAGCAGGGGAAG ATCTATTTTGGGCAGAACTTGGTTTGCAAGGAAAGTTTTACTGAAGGGAAAGGACCGATGGTTAAAGTGGGAGATCCTATTTTTGTCCTCCAGAAAGTCTCCTCTGCTGCTGAAGCAGCAGCTTGA
- the LOC18588904 gene encoding uncharacterized protein LOC18588904 codes for MGSSSSRLGSNPSRGRLNHRPKWCSRLSSLFICGGSSSQAPLEMEDYPAEILVKSAEHCGPVGNMVQSPLEESTSICSMETRFSSTGTETGISAESSSAASGDPSIEGGSRDLETSNCRTCLIESTELVAPQVSADYSCGESHRDSSTSASTSFKEQQSSDPISVNLSTNEDAVSGFENANKGASQIHPEASILSPQGLGDSHLHGIPVENQLSEVTTVHNSDPDPAPHASEPVTFHSPGGESIREAIPSGLGFLVSNREPGRGDGSVLHVDVVSISSNILSGGSADTSNREARRNSRRLFWDAFSRRSSRRLNDSSSIFLSTDDSDDTGFHDRWLLDFSGDFFYDGAGGDSGYLSSRIHSLNERRRHSRSEIWERLRGGHDENSRRTTFCPSGLHPDGTCSCDSLLMTDESSARASISRIVMLAEALFEVLDEIHRQPVSLSLSMVSLPAPESVVDSFPLRSHKKLDAAEGGDAVEQCYICLAEYEEEDKIRALPCQHEFHMSCVDKWLKEIHGVCPLCRGDVRQGVESSVSNSEIPSL; via the exons ATGGGTTCGAGTAGCAGTCGACTGGGGTCGAACCCATCACGGGGGAGACTTAACCACCGACCCAAATGGTGTTCCAGGCTCTCCTCTCTCTTCATCTGCGGTGGCTCTTCTTCTCAAGCCCCTCTTGAG ATGGAAGATTATCCAGCTGAAATTCTGGTGAAGTCTGCAGAACACTGTGGTCCAGTTGGCAACATGGTCCAAAGTCCCCTGGAGGAATCTACTTCGATCTGCAGTATGGAAACAAGGTTCAGCAGCACAGGTACTGAAACTGGAATTTCAGCTGAAAGCAGTTCTGCAGCCAGTGGTGATCCATCTATTGAAGGTGGTTCAAGAGATCTAGAAACAAGTAATTGTAGGACATGCTTGATTGAAAGTACGGAGTTAGTTGCTCCTCAGGTAAGTGCTGATTATAGTTGTGGTGAATCTCATAGGGATAGTAGTACTTCAGCTAGCACTTCCTTTAAAGAACAACAATCTTCAGACCCTATCTCAGTAAATCTTTCGACTAATGAGGATGCAGTCAGTGGCTTTGAAAATGCAAACAAGGGTGCATCTCAGATCCATCCTGAGGCAAGTATTTTGTCTCCTCAAGGGCTTGGAGATTCACATTTGCATGGGATACCTGTTGAGAATCAGTTAAGTGAAGTAACAACAGTCCATAACTCTGATCCTGATCCTGCTCCTCATGCCTCTGAACCGGTGACTTTTCACTCACCAGGAGGTGAATCCATCAGAGAGGCAATACCTTCAGGTTTAGGTTTTCTCGTATCCAATAGGGAACCAGGCCGGGGAGATGGAAGTGTGCTTCATGTTGACGTTGTGAGTATCTCTTCCAATATTTTATCTGGTGGCAGTGCTGATACAAGTAATCGTGAAGCCAGGAGGAATAGTAGAAGATTGTTTTGGGATGCATTTTCAAGACGCAGCTCTAGAAGACTTAATGATTCCtcatccatttttctttcaacgGATGATAGTGATGATACAGGATTTCATGACAGATGGCTTCTTGATTTTAGTGGTGATTTCTTTTATGATGGGGCTGGAGGTGATTCCGGCTACCTCAGCAGTAGAATTCACAGCTTGAATGAACGAAGACGACACTCGAGATCAGAG ATCTGGGAAAGGCTGCGTGGTGGCCATGATGAAAATAGTCGGCGAACGACATTTTGTCCATCTGGACTCCACCCTGATGGCACATGCTCATGTGATTCTCTCTTGATGACTGATGAGTCTAGTGCCCGTGCAAGCATATCACGAATAGTCATGCTTGCTGAGGCTCTATTTGAG GTTTTGGATGAAATTCATCGTCAACCAGTATCACTTTCCCTATCTATGGTGTCACTCCCGGCCCCCGAATCTGTAGTTGATTCTTTCCCTCTTAGAAGTCACAAAAAATTGGATGCAGCTGAGGGCGGGGATGCTGTTGAACA GTGTTATATATGCCTGGCTGAATATGAGGAAGAGGATAAAATAAGAGCTCTGCCTTGCCAGCACGAGTTTCACATGTCTTGTGTGGATAAATGGCTTAAAGAGATACATGG GGTGTGCCCACTTTGCAGAGGTGATGTTCGTCAGGGTGTGGAGTCCTCTGTCTCAAACTCGGAGATTCCCTCTCTTTGA
- the LOC18588905 gene encoding uncharacterized protein LOC18588905 yields the protein MVYSYTPTYYSTLHDSITSLCKTILPFSFKKRRLPALEHRLSKLQSDNLKWQQDSFHQILNLMGLHKEGILGEAEVAAFRTHLLETLIASPPELEQPVILRDKLVFLQELLYAKCISEEEYHSSKRPLLQRLAVQGAEIEASDVIVANPKGTKENQEEEWSVIDLKDENCSTNRDNLLHSKNKSKNNPTMKQIKGAASVLGFGSSQKPSKNRSEKSIFDVDSNSSAYMVGSKENPFWDSHLKGKENETKSILMQEEILPTESMKENGSGTDKAKRKPFRTLFHREQREGHGGGGGDYGPRSEEKASKSAKKQWGFDGFKKSKRSDLEDETAPLPLNERSDSEAFLGSCQLVTTPIGEGPDTKQIKKKLHANGAPSDFFIDKVLGDKIKKELSRIQMELSTTNPNLKFSNDQMEAISTTLPVDKADLKKFFPKSWCDRYGDVVLDVVKKEFKDHVGEMENMRNATREKHHNNSMRWTTFEDDENCHPNLFANNHTSGYTDNKNNPFSYDYTDSKLRPEFCQDQNPFWNPRNGSSFLG from the exons ATGGTGTACAGTTATACACCCACATACTACTCCACTCTCCATGACTCCATCACTTCTCTTTGCAAGACAATTCTCCCTTTCTCATTCAAGAAAAGGCGGTTACCAGCCTTGGAACACAGGCTTTCCAAGCTGCAGTCTGATAATCTGAAATGGCAGCAGGATTCCTTTCACCAGATATTGAACTTGATGGGTCTACACAAAGAAGGGATTCTGGGTGAAGCTGAGGTTGCAGCTTTTAGAACCCATTTGCTTGAGACCCTTATTGCTTCTCCACCTGAACTCGAGCAGCCTGTTATTTTGAGAGATAAATTGGTCTTCTTGCAG GAACTGCTTTATGCAAAATGCATATCAGAGGAGGAGTACCATTCTTCAAAGAGGCCTTTGTTACAGCGGTTAGCAGTACAAGGAGCTGAAATTGAGGCCAGCGATGTAATTGTTGCGAACCCCAAAGGCACTAAAGAGaatcaagaagaagaatggtCGGTCATTGACTTGAAGGATGAAAACTGCAGCACTAATAGAGACAATTTGTTGCATTCCAAGAACAAATCAAAGAACAACCCCACAATGAAGCAGATCAAAGGAGCAGCTTCAGTTTTGGGCTTTGGATCATCTCAGAAGCCAAGTAAAAACAGATCAGAAAAGAGCATATTCGATGTAGATTCAAATTCCTCAGCCTATATGGTGGGTTCTAAAGAAAACCCGTTTTGGGATAGTCATTTGAAGGGTAAAGAAAAcgaaacaaaatcaattctcATGCAAGAAGAAATATTGCCAACGGAATCCATGAAGGAAAATGGTAGTGGTACTGATAAGGCAAAGAGAAAACCGTTTAGAACTTTGTTTCATAGAGAGCAAAGAGAGGGACATGGCGGTGGGGGTGGTGATTATGGCCCTCGTTCAGAGGAAAAAGCATCCAAATCAGCCAAAAAGCAATGGGGTTTTGATGGTTTCAAGAAATCGAAGAGAAGTGATTTAGAGGATGAGACTGCTCCTTTGCCCCTTAACGAAAGATCAGATAGTGAAGCTTTCCTGGGGTCATGCCAGCTTGTTACCACTCCCATAGGAGAGGGGCCAGACACAAAACAGATTAAGAAGAAGTTGCATGCAAATGGAGCTCCATCTGATTTCTTCATTGACAAG GTTTTAGGAGACAAAATAAAGAAGGAGCTATCACGAATTCAAATGGAGCTCTCCACTACCAATCCGAATCTCAAATTTTC GAACGATCAAATGGAAGCGATTTCCACAACCCTTCCTGTGGACAAGGCTGACCTCAAAAAGTTCTTCCCCAA GTCATGGTGTGATCGATATGGAGATGTTGTACTGGATGTGGTGAAGAAAGAATTCAAGGACCATGTAGGAGAGATGGAGAACATGAGAAACGCAACCAGAGAGAAGCATCATAATAACTCAATGCGATGGACTACTTttgaagatgatgaaaacTGTCACCCAAATCTCTTTGCTAATAACCACACTAGTGGTTACACTGATAACAAAAATAATCCTTTCTCCTATGATTACACTGACAGCAAGCTGAGACCTGAATTCTGTCAAGATCAGAATCCCTTTTGGAACCCAAGGAATGGCTCTTCTTTCCTGGGTTAG
- the LOC18588906 gene encoding probable E3 ubiquitin-protein ligase RHY1A: protein MAGMLPGVECARRRRFHQSGGASDSPSTVPIGWTRRSSFCLYTSNHETHHSSVSSQQRSVLNQANQDEKLGEVAREAKERLDERLRSQRKSEPKRQNSKESSRCVDGRYMVQGELHKEVFGPKKSGTKRFSWAKLSWKASDQEECAICLERFKAGETLVHLPCAHRFHSRCLIPWVENNAHCPCCRMGILS from the exons ATGGCCGGCATGCTTCCTGGTGTTGAATGTGCCAGAAGAAGACGGTTCCATCAAAGCGGAGGCGCATCTGATTCACCAAGCACGGTACCAATTGGCTGGACAAGGAGGTCctctttttgtttgtatacAAGCAACCATGAAACTCATCATAGCTCTGTTTCTTCACAG caaaggAGCGTATTAAATCAGGCCAATCAAGATGAGAAGCTGGGAGAGGTAGCAAGAGAAGCTAAGGAAAGATTAGATGAGAGGCTGAGATCACAAAGAAAATCAGAACCCAAAAG GCAAAATAGCAAAGAAAGTTCGAGGTGCGTTGATGGAAGATATATGGTTCAAGGGGAGTTGCACAAGGAAGTGTTTGGACCAAAGAAGAGTGGCACAAAGAGGTTTAGTTGGGCCAAGTTGAGTTGGAAAGCTTCAGATCAGGAGGAGTGCGCCATTTGCTTGGAACGGTTCAAGGCTGGTGAGACCTTGGTTCATCTGCCATGCGCACATCGGTTTCATTCGAGGTGCCTGATCCCATGGGTAGAGAATAATGCTCATTGCCCATGTTGTAGAATGGGCATCCTATCTTGA
- the LOC18588908 gene encoding uncharacterized protein LOC18588908: MSSETNPTSPISPSSLKQKLKSSIRLPWLCHHSRQDRALNASATPLPTPTPSPTANNNHNKPRLSKTLSPTYLKSPEFRDKCRSLINRIGHGPGHRHSHSHSHSYGYHGHGHGRRHSADFRYDPSSYALNFDEGFNDSQLDEFPSRNFSTRLPASPSTTTSREITAYT, translated from the coding sequence ATGAGCAGCGAAACAAATCCAACCTCTCCAATTTCTCCATCATCTCTAAAACAAAAGCTAAAGTCTTCTATTCGTCTCCCATGGCTCTGCCACCACAGCCGCCAAGACAGGGCTCTAAATGCCTCAGCCACTCCTCTTCCAACCCCTACTCCAAGCCCTACGGCTAATAACAACCACAACAAGCCAAGGCTAAGCAAGACATTGTCTCCTACGTATCTGAAGTCCCCGGAGTTTAGAGACAAGTGTCGTAGCTTGATTAACCGCATTGGACACGGTCCTGGTCACCGCCATAGCCATAGCCACAGCCACAGTTATGGTTATCATGGCCATGGCCACGGGAGACGACACTCGGCGGATTTTCGATATGATCCGTCTAGTTACGCATTGAATTTTGATGAAGGATTCAATGATAGCCAACTTGATGAGTTCCCTTCGAGAAATTTTTCTACTAGGTTGCCAGCTTCTCCTTCTACTACTACTTCTAGAGAAATCACTgcttatacttga